The Candidatus Saccharimonadales bacterium genome includes the window ATTCGAAAGCGCCTCGAAATTATGCCGACCTACAAAGCCGGCCGCAAGCGTCCGCCCGAAGATTTCTTTACGCAGATCCCTATCTTGAATGAACTTCTCGAAGCTTTTTCATGGCCGCTCTACGAACTTGACGATTACGAAGCCGATGACATTATGGGCGCGCTTTCGACGCAAGCTTCGAAGCAGGGGATTGAAACATGCCTGATTACTAGCGACCTGGATATGCTACAGCTTGTTGGACCGCTAACGCACGTGTATGCCATGAAAAAAGGCCTCGCTAACCTTGAACAATTCGATGTTAAATACTTCGAAGACAAGTACGGTATCGAAGTCGAACAATTCATTGACCTGAAATCATTAAAAGGTGACAGCAGCGATAATATTCCGGGCGTTCCAGGTATTGGCGAAAAAACCGCTATCCAACTGCTGCAGGATTACAAAACCCTCGACGGTGTGTACGAACATATAGACGATATTAAACCATCTGTCGCGGCAAAATTAACGGCAGGTAAAGAGTCGGCATATACCAGTAAAAAAGTTGCCGAAATCTGGTGCGATGCACCAATAGAACTTGATCTAAAAGCCACAAGTATCCAAGATATCGATACCGAAAAAGTTGCCGAAATCCTAAAGCGCCTAGAATTTACGTCGCTTGTTCGTCGTTTGCCAAAAAACATGCAGCGCACTAACCAAACGGATATGTTTGCCCCTAAAAAAGAAGCTTCATCGACATTAAAAGAGGTTGACTGGCCAGCTACGTTATCGCTTGATGCTGACGGAGCGGCGCTTGTCCATTTAGTCGACGACACGTTCTGGGTATCGCTTGACGGAAAAACGGTTTCAAAAACGCCGCTCACAAAAGTCACCAGCAGTATTTGGCGCGCGCTTGAAATGACGCAGGTTGTTACCTATGACGCCAAGGCGCTGTATCACGCAGCGCACGAACAAGGAGTTGAGGTCAGATTTGATCAGTTACATGATCTTCGCCAAGGCGCGTTCTTACTCGATCCGCTCGCGCGTGACCGTTCAATTATGGGGCTGATCGACGATGACTTTGACGAGTCTGACACGGCAGCAGTCATGGCTGGTCTATGGCGAACCTATGACCAGCAAAAAGAGGGCTTTAAAAAAGAGCCTAAAATAGCCAAAGTAGCCCACGAACTTGATTTCCCATTGACTTACATGCTGTACCGCATGGAAAGCCGCGGTATAAAAATTGATACGAAAATCCTTGAAAAAATGAGTAAAGAACTCGGTGATGAACACGCCAAGCTTGAACAAGAAATGTTTACAATGGTTGGCTACGAATTTAATATCGGTAGTCCGGCCCAACTTTCCGAAGTGTTATTTACGAAGCTTCAATTACCGACCGCAGGGATTAAAAAGGGTAAAACCGGCTATAGTACCGGCCAAAAAGAACTCGATAAATTACGAGGCCAGCATCCCATCATTGAACTTATCGAACGAACCCGTGAACTGGCGAAACTCAAAAATACGTACGTCGATACATTGCCGCAGGCAATCGACAAAGACAGTAGGGTGCACACGACATTCAATCAGGATGTGGCAGCAACCGGTCGCCTGAATAGCGTTAATCCAAACCTTCAAAATATTCCTGTCCGTAGCGATTTAGGACGCCGTATCCGCGAGGCCTTCATTCCTGACGGTGACAAAGTATTTGTCAGTGCCGACTACTCGCAGTTTGAGCTACGTCTCGCGGCAGTGCTCGCGAACGACAAAAAACTTATCAGCGACTTTAACGGTGCAGTCGATATTCATACCAAAACAGCAAGCGAAGTGTACGGAATTCCGCTCGATGACGTGACTAAAAACCAACGTCGTGCAGCCAAAGTTATTAACTTCGGCATCCTTTATGGGATGAGCCCGCATGGATTATCGGCGGCTGCGAATATGTCATTTGTCGAAGCCAAAAAATTCATTGATCATTATTTTGAGCTTCGCGCGCCAATCCGTATATTCATCGACAAAACGCTCGAACAGGCAAAAACAGAAGGCTACGTTGAGACGTACTTTGGCCGCCGCCGCCCAACACCTGACGTGAATAGCAGTAACTTTATGGTTCGCGAAGGTGCCAAACGCGCCGCTGCTAAT containing:
- the polA gene encoding DNA polymerase I, translating into IRKRLEIMPTYKAGRKRPPEDFFTQIPILNELLEAFSWPLYELDDYEADDIMGALSTQASKQGIETCLITSDLDMLQLVGPLTHVYAMKKGLANLEQFDVKYFEDKYGIEVEQFIDLKSLKGDSSDNIPGVPGIGEKTAIQLLQDYKTLDGVYEHIDDIKPSVAAKLTAGKESAYTSKKVAEIWCDAPIELDLKATSIQDIDTEKVAEILKRLEFTSLVRRLPKNMQRTNQTDMFAPKKEASSTLKEVDWPATLSLDADGAALVHLVDDTFWVSLDGKTVSKTPLTKVTSSIWRALEMTQVVTYDAKALYHAAHEQGVEVRFDQLHDLRQGAFLLDPLARDRSIMGLIDDDFDESDTAAVMAGLWRTYDQQKEGFKKEPKIAKVAHELDFPLTYMLYRMESRGIKIDTKILEKMSKELGDEHAKLEQEMFTMVGYEFNIGSPAQLSEVLFTKLQLPTAGIKKGKTGYSTGQKELDKLRGQHPIIELIERTRELAKLKNTYVDTLPQAIDKDSRVHTTFNQDVAATGRLNSVNPNLQNIPVRSDLGRRIREAFIPDGDKVFVSADYSQFELRLAAVLANDKKLISDFNGAVDIHTKTASEVYGIPLDDVTKNQRRAAKVINFGILYGMSPHGLSAAANMSFVEAKKFIDHYFELRAPIRIFIDKTLEQAKTEGYVETYFGRRRPTPDVNSSNFMVREGAKRAAANMPIQGTEADLMKMAMLKVDEKLNGMGDQILQVHDSILVECPKENAEKVADLLKTTMESIYPDLKIKLEVDVTIGKNWGEL